From the Devosia sp. FJ2-5-3 genome, the window GTGCTTCGCTGATGGTCGCGGCGGAGATGCCATCGGAGCAATCAAGGACGAGATTTTCGTGGTTGGCGCCGATCCGGTCGAGATGCTGGCCAAGCTCGTCGCGCGTGAACTCGAGACTATAGATATGGGACGGGGAGCCCGGCCGGGCAGCGGAATGGGCGGTCTCGAGCGCGAGAAGGGTCTTGCCTTCGCCGCGCCGGCCGGCGACGAGGACGAGATCGCCGGGCGCGAGGCGGCCGAGCAATTGTTCTGCAGCGGTGGCGGCCGGATGGGCGGCGGCCAGATGGCTCCAGCGATTATAGCCCTCGGACTGCGCGAGGACATCGAGCGCGGCGCCGAGCGGAATGGCGCGGGTGCGGGACAGGGACTTTGCCTGGCGTCGCAGGCGGTGGATGGGCTGGGAAAGCTTCATCGGAAACCTCGTGGGACGAGCGGTAGAAGCAATCCCTCCTCATGCCTGCGCTCACACAAGGGTGGCGGAAAATTCCATGCCCTGCAGGAGACTGCTTTCCCATTGGAGGGGGGAGGCGCGGGAATCGCCTGACCATGAGGCTACACGATTGGCGCGAGCGCGCAATCGTCGGCTCATTGGGTGTGTCCGGGCGCGCGGCAGGCGCACCCGGATGGCAAGGTTATTCCGCCGGGACGGGATTGGCCGGCAGATCCGGATCCTGACCGGCTGCGGTTTCTGCGGCGTCGAGTTCGCGTTCGAGCCGGGCCTCTTCCTCGATCTTGGGCTTTGAGAAGCGCGCGAGAAGCAAATAGGCGACCGGGGTGAGATAGAGCGTTGCGATGGCGGCAAAGGAGAGACCGCCGACCATCACCCAGCCCAGCGCGGCGCGCGCTTCGGCGCCGGCCCCGGAGGCGAGGACAAGCGGCACGCCACCGACGATGGTCGCGATCATGGTCATGACGACGGGACGCAGGCGGATGTTGGAGGCTTCCTCGATGGCCTCGCGCACCGGCATGCCACGATCGCGCAGCTGATTGGCAAACTCGACGATGAGAATGCCGTTCTTGGCCATGATGCCGACCACGAGGACAAGGCCGATCTGGCTGAAGATATTGAGGCTGCCGCCGGTCAGCAGGATGGCCCAGACGCCGGCCGCCAGGCCGAACGGCACGGTGGCCATGACGATGATGGCGCTCCAGAAGCTCTCGAACTGGGCCGCCAGCACGAGGAGGATGATGACCAGCGCAAAGCCGAAGGTGAGGAAGAGCGCGTTGTTGGCGGCGCCAAGCGTCTTGGCCTCGGCCATGGGCAGGATCGAGGTGCCTTCGGGCAGGAGCGGCGTGGCGATTTCGATCAGACGGTTATAGGCGTCGCCCAGGGCCATGCCATCCTCGAGGCTGGCGGCGACGGTGACGGCGCGACGCTGCTCCTCACGCCGGAGAGAGGGGGGCACGGCGGCCTCGGTGAGGGTGGCGATGGTCGACATCGGCACATAGCGGCCGTCGCCGGTGCGCACGAACAGGGTTTCGAGATCGCGGGGGTCGTTGACCGGATTGGTGGTCGAGACCATGCGGACCGAATAGCTCTGATCGTTGATGAAGATGGAGCCGACATTGGCGCCGTCGATCATGGCCTGCATGGTGGTGGCGAGGCCGTTGATGTCGATGCCGAGGGCAGACGCGCGGGCACGGTCGACGGTGAGGGTCAGCTGGGGCTGGCTGGTGTCGAAATTGACGCTGACCCGACCAAAGCCACCCTCTGCGTCGAGGGCGTCGGCTATGGTTTGGGCGGTTTCGGCGAGCACGGCATAGTCCGAGCCGGCAACGGCGAATTGCAGCCCCGAGCCGCCGCCGCGAATGCCCAGGCTATTGCCCTGGCCGACGAAGGCACGGACCCCGGGAACCTGGGTCATGAGGGCGGTGATTTCGGAGGCGATCTGCTGCTGGCTGCGGTCACGCTCGCTCCAGGGCGCGAGCGTGAGAGTGAGCGAGCCGCCGCTGCCCCAGCCGGAGAGAACGAAGATGGATTGTATCTCCCCGCTCTCGACATAGGGCTGGAGCATGGACTCGACCTGACCGAGGCGGGTTCGGACGAAATCTAGGCTGACGGTGTTGGGCGCCGAGACGCGCAGGGAGATCTGCGAGCGATCCTCGGGCGGGGTGATTTCCTGACGGATATTGCCCCAGACATAGACGGCGGAACCGGCAAAGATCAGCGAAACGATAATGATGACCAGGGGATTGCGCAGGGCGACGCCGAGCGTCGAGCGGTAAATGCGGGCAAAGAAGTGGCCGATGGCGGCAAAGGGGCCGCCGCCATGTGTCCTGGTCTCGGCCTTGAGCAGTCGCGAGGCCACCATGGGGCCCATGGAGAGCGCAACCACGGAGGAGAGCAGGACGGCGATGGCAAGGGTGAAGCCGAATTCGCGGAAGAGGCGGCCGGTTTGCCCGTCGAGGAAGGACAGCGGGACGAAAACCGCTGCCAGGGTCAGTGTGGTGGCGACGACGGCGAAGAACACTTCCTTGGTGCCGAGCACGGCGGCGGCACGCGGGCCGGCGCCCATGCCCTTGCGGCGCACGATGTTTTCGAGAACCACGATGGCGTCGTCGACGACGAGACCGGTGGCCAGCACAAGGGCGAGCAGGGTGATGATATTGAGCGAGAAGCCCGCCGCATACATGCCGGCAACGGCGCCGAGCAGGGCGATCGGCATGGAGATGGCCGGCACGATAATGGCGCGCCAATCGAGCAGGAAGAGGTAGATGATGGCGATGACGACGACGAGCGCCACGATGAGCGCAATCTCGACCTCGTGCAGGGCGCCTTCGATGAAGACGGCCTCGTCGCTCGACACTTTTATGGCGACGCCGGGCGGCAGGGTCTGATTGAGGCTCGCGACTGCGGCGTGGACTGCATGGGAGATCGAGACGGAATTGGACTGGGCCTGGCGGACGATGCCCATGCCGATGCCGGGGCGGCCATCGGCCCGGATGGCCGAGGTGCTGGCAGCGGCGTCGAAGACGACGGTCGCGACGTCGCCGAGGCGGGTGCGGCCATTGATGATGATGGCTTCGAAATCGGCCGGGTCGGTGATTTCGGAAATGGCGCGGACGGAAATGTTCTGGTTGGGGCCGTTGATGGAGCCTGCGGGCGCGTCGAAGGCGATGGTGGACAGGGCATTGCGCACATCGGCGACGGTGAGCCCGCGGCTGGCGAGCTTGAGCGGGTCGATATCGACCTCGAAGGCCGTGCTGCGCGTGCCGTAGACCTGGACCTCGGCGACGCCTTCGACGGCGCTGAGGCGCTCGGTAATGATGCCGTCCACCAGTTCGCTCAACTCGGCGACTGTCATGGTCTCGGAGGTGACCGCCAATTGCATGATGGCCTGGGCATCGCTGTCGGCCTTGAAGATCGTGGGCTCGCTCACATCCTCGGGCAGGCTGCGGGTGACGCGGCTGAGGGCATCGCGCACGTCTGAGGTGGCGATATCGAGATTGGTGCTGTCAGAGAATTCGAGGGTGACGCGGCTGCTGCCCACCGAGGAGGACGACGAAATAGAGGTGACGCCCTGGACGCGCGCAACGGCGCCTTCGACCAAGGCCGTGATTTCTCGATCAACAGTTTCGGCGGCGGCGCCGGGGAAGCTGGTGGAGATAGACAGGACGGGCTGCTCCACCCGGGGCAATTCGCGCACCTCGATGCCGAGCAGGGCCGCCAGACCGGCAACCACGATCATGGCATTGACCACAATGGCGAGGACAGGACGACGGACAAAGAGGGCGGCGAGCGAGCCGCCATTTTCGTTCTTGCTGGCAATCGACATGAGCGGCCTCTTTCTCAGTTCGTTGCGGGGGCGGTGGCCCCGCTGCCATCGGGACCGTCGAGCAGGGTGACGCTGGCGCCTTCGCTGAGCTGCAGGATGCCCTCGGTGATGATCGGGTCGCCCTCGTTCAACTCGCCACGCACCAGCACGCCGTCGCTGTTGCGCTGCACGATTTCGGCCATGACCTTGGTGGCCTTGCCGTCCTGGTATTTCCAGACATAGGAGCCTTCGGCCGACCAGAGAATGGACAGCGGATTGACCGCCGGGAAGGCCTCGCCGGGGAAGCTCAGGGCGACGGTAAAGCTCATGCCGGAGCGCAGGAGCGCGTCGGTATTGGGGATTTCGGCCTGGACCTGAAGCGTGCGGCTGGCTGGATCGATGCGGCTGTCGACGGCGGAGATGTCGCCGGTAAAGGTCCGGCCGGGCAGGGCGATGGCCGAGACGTCGACCGGCATGCCGGGGGCGATCTGGGCGGCGTAGCGTTCGGGCACCCAGAAATCGATGAGAATGGACGATGTATCGTCGATGGTGGTGATCGCGGTCTGGGCGGAGACGAAATTGCCCGGGGAGACGCGGATCAGGCCGATAGTGCCGGCGATGGGGCTGGTGATGGTGCGCCGTTCCAGCGCCATTTCGGCGTTGCGCAGCGCCAGTTCGGCATTTGAAACGGCGAGCTGGGCGGCCGAAACCGCGGTGTTGGCGACGACATTGGAACTGGCGAGGCCGGAGGTCCGTGCGAAGGCCGAGCGGGCATCTTCGGCGGCGAGGAGCGCGCGCTCATAGTCGATCTGTTCGGCGGCGTCATCGAAGCGGGCGATGATGGTGCCGGCCTCGACGCGCTGGCCTGGACGGACGAGGATTTCCGAGAGCTCACCGCCGGCTGGGGCGGTGACGGTGACCGAGCGCACGGGCGTGCCCTCGCCGATGGAGGAGAGGGTGTCGTTGATGGTGGCAAGCTTGACGGCGCTGGTGATGACATTGGTGGCGCGGCCGGCAAAGCCGCCCGGGCGACCGCCGCCTGCACCGCCTGCGGCAGGAGGGCGGCCCTGCGCACCGCCGGGTCCGCCGGGGCCGCGCTGTGCGCCCGCGCCGGGGGCCGCCGCATTGCCAGTGTCAGCGGCGGCGACGGACGGGGCAAAGGGGACTGCAATGCCCCAGGACGCGACCGTCTGCGGCGCACCTGGGACCAGATAGAGCCAGGCATAGGCCGCAGCAATGATGATGACGAGGGAAACGAGAAGCTGCCGGATCAAACCAGACCTACGAGGAATACGAAAAACAATGGCGCGACCATAGCAGGGTGAGAACTTGCTGGGGCATTACAATCGCGTAATTGTTTTTGGGCTGGTTGGCGTGGCACCCCCACCCGGTCTCCCCCTGGTAGGGGGAGGGGAAGAGCAGTGCGTAGGGAAGCTCTCAGCTTTCCACTTCGGCGTCAGGGCGGGCGCCCCATTCGGCCCAGGAGCCGTCATAAAGGGCGACGGATTTCGCGCCGGCCAGTTCGAGCGCCATGGCCAGGGTCGAAGCGGTCACGCCCGAGCCGCAGGAGGTGACGATGGGTTTGGACAGATCGACACTGCGCTCGGCAAAGAGCGCCTGAAGCTGATCGACCGGACGCATTTTTCCGCCTTCCGACAACAGGCTGACGGGAATGTTCCGGCTATTGGGGATGTGCCCGGCGCGGAGGCCGGCACGGGGCTCGGGCACTTCGGCATGGAAGCGCTGCGCGGGTCGGGCGTCGAGAATCTGGGCGGCGCCATCCCGGCTGCGCGCCTGCACCGTTTCGAAGTCGGTGACCATGTCGGGATTGAAGCGCGCCTCGAAACTGGCCTTGGTGCGGGCGACGAGGCCGGTTTCCAGCGGGCGGCGTTCGCTGCGCCATTTGGGGCCGCCACCTTCGAGGATATAGACGTTTTCGGCGCCAAAGCTGCGGAAGGTCCACCAGGCCCGGGGGGCGCTGAACAGACCGAGTTCGTCATAGATGACGATAGTGTCGGTATCGCTGATGCCAAGGGCGCCGACCATGCGCGAGAAATCGTCGGGGGACGGCAGCATGTGGGGCATGTCGCTCGACGTATCGGCAATACCGTCGATGTCGAAGAAGACGGCGCCGGGGATATGGCCATCGAGATATTCGGCCTGGGCATTTCGGGCCGCATTGGGAAGGTGCCAGCTGGCATCCACGACCACCACGCTGGGATCGGCAAGGTTTTGGGCCAGCCAGTCTGTGGTGACGAATGGGCTTTGCATGAGCGACTCCGGTTCTTGTTCGGCGCAGGATGGTCTGGCGTTCTGGCGGGGTCAAACGGCAAATTTGAGTCCGGAGGATGGCCGACCCCTAACCCAGTCTCCCGTGCCAAAGCAGGAGGGACGCGCAGGCTCCTAGTCGGCCAGGGCGAGGAGATCCTTGCTGGCGAAATGGAGGGTTGCGGTATCGCCGCGCTGGGGCGGGGCGCTGGCCTGGTCGTTGAACGTATCGACGCTGAGCGCTGTGCCGCCGACATCGATGCGCAGGCGAACGACGGAGCCGAGGAAGTGCACGTCCTCGATGGTTCCGGAGAGTGTCGTATCCGTCCCCGGGCGGGGCGAGAGCGAGAGCATTTCGGGGCGGATGGCGCGGAGCTGGTCGCGTGGAGCCGCAGGATCCACCAGAGTGGCGGGGACCGTATTGAGCTGGCCGACAAAGGTGGCGACGAAGCGGGTTTTCGGGCGGTTGTAGACTTCGTGCGGCGTGCCCAATTGCTCGATATTGCCCGCATTCATGACCACGACGCGGTCGGAGATGGAAAGGGCCTCTTCCTGGTCGTGGGTGACGAAGACAGTGGTGATGCCCAGATCGCGCTGAATGGCGCGGATTTCCTCGCGCAGGGAGACGCGGATCTTGGCATCGAGCGCGGAGAGGGGTTCGTCGAGGAGCAGCAGCCGCGGACGCGGCGCGATGGCGCGGGCGAGGGCGACGCGCTGCTGCTGGCCGCCGGACATTTCATAAGGGAAGCGCTTCTCGTAGCCGGAGAGGCCGATGAGTTTGAGCATTTCGTCGACGCGGGCACGGCGCTCGTCGGCCGGCATGCCCGCGACCTTGAGGCCGAAGCCGATATTGTCCCCGACATTGAGATTGGGAAACAGCGCATAAGCCTGGAACACCATGCCGAGCTTGCGCTGATTGGGTTTTAAATGGGTGATGTCCTGGCCTTCGACCCAAATAGTGCCCGAGGTGGGAGCCTCAAAGCCCGCGATCATCCGGAGGATTGTGGTCTTGCCGCAGCCGGACGGGCCGAGGAGGGAGATGAATTCCCCCTTGTCGAAGGCGAAGCCGACATTCTTGACCACAGTGGTGGCCCCGAAGCTTTTGACGAGATTCTGGACTTCGAGAAAAGCGGGCATGGTCAATCGTTCCGGACGGAGGTGCGGGGGGCAAAGCGGCCGAGCACACTGATCATGCCCATGGCGCCCCAGGTGATGATGAAGGCGATAATGGCGAGCGCCGCAGGCTCATAGGCGCGGTTGGTGCCGATATTGACGAGATAGGGACCGAAGGCCGGGCGGTTGAGAAGGCTGGCAATGGTGAACTCGCCGATGACGATGGCGAAGGTCAAAAAAGCGCCGGAGAGAATGGCGACGAGAATATTGGGCAAGATGATGCGCCAGATAATGGTGAGTTGGCTGGCACCCATGATCTGGGCCGCCTCGGTCAAGGTCTTCACATCGATGGTGCGCATGCCGGTGTCGACGGCACGATACATATAGGGCAGGGCGAGCGTCACATACGCCCCGGTGAGCAGGATATCGGTGCCGAGAGCGCTGCCGGTGAAGGGGATGATCGAGCTCGAATTGTAGAGCCGGATATAGCCATAGACGAGGATCAGCGCGGGAATAACCAGAGGCAGGAGAGTGATGAACTCGACCAGGGGCCGCAGCCAGGGCATGCGCAGACGGACGTAATAAACCGCCGGGACGACCACCAGAACGCCGACCACGATGGTGAACAGACCGATGACAATGGAATAGCCGAAGCTGGCGTGGAAGCGGGGATCGGAAAACACCGATGCATAGGCGTCGAAGCTGTATTCGCCCCGGCGCATGCGCAGCGAGAATTCGAAGGTCGCGATCAGCGGCAGGATGAAATAGGCGGCACCGATGCCGAAAACCAGCCAGGCCCAGAAGCGGTCGGACTTCATTTCATCCACCTCTCGGCGCGGGCCGCAATGACGAGATAAATGACATTGGCGAGCGAGGTAATGACGATCATGCCGATGGCCAGCGCGGCGCCGAGGCCCGGGTTTTGCAGCGCGTCGCCGCGGATCTGGTTGTAGAGCAGCACGGTGACGATGTTGAGGTTCGACCCGGTCAGCGCCCAGGCGGTGGCGATGGCCCCGAAGGCATTGGCAAAGAGCAGGGACAGTGTGCCGAGGAAGCTGGGCCAGAGGATCGGGAAGCCGATATAGCGCCAGAACTGCCAGCGGCTGGCGCCAAGGATCTGCGCGGCCTCGTTCCACTCTTTTTTGAGGCCATCGACCGCCGGGGCGATGATGAGCACCATCAGTGGGATCTGGAAATAGAGATAGGTGAGGGTGAGGCCCCAGAAGCTGAGCAGATTGAAGCCGGCGCGGTAGAGGTCGAAGCCGAAGACGGTCTTGAGGATGATGGTAACGAGCCCGAGCCGCCCAAGTGTGGCGATGAAGGCGAAGGCCAGCGGCACGCCGGCGAAATTTGAGGCCACACCGGAGAAGGTCATGACGGCAGAGCGGATGCCCGAGGGCAGGCGACCCCGAATGATGGCGAGGGTTATGGCCAGGCCGACCACGGCGCCGATGATGGCCGAGGCGCCGGAAATGCGGATCGAAATCCAGTAGGCGGCGATGATCTGGTCGGAGAAGAGACCGGCGAAATTGTCGAGGGTGAAATTGCCGGCCCGGTCGGTGAAGGCGGTGACCGCCAGCGACAGGGTGGGCAGGAAGAGGAACATCACCGCAAAGATGATGAAGGGCGCGACGGCCAGCGCGTCCCAGGGAATGCGGCGGCGGGGTTTTGGCGGTGCGGCAATGTCAGTCATAATTATGTTGGCCAGCGTCCAAGCCCCTCACCCTAACCCTCTCCCCGGAGGGGCGAGGGGACCGCTCCTGGGTTGTGGCGATATGGTGCCACAATCACTGATGTGCTCCCTCGCCCCTCCGGGGAGAGGGGTGGGGTGAGGGAGCTGATGCGCGCCATTCGGGCATAGCCCTCATGGCTTCTCGCCTCAGATCGCTCCACTGGAGCGATCTGCCCTTTCGGGACGGGTCGAAGTTACTGCACGCTGGCGCCGACGGTGGTGTCCCAGCCGGTGGTGATGGTGGCCTTGTTGGCGTTCTGCTCTTCGATGGAGGGGAAGACAGCCTTGGCGTAATTTTCGGCCGCCGGGAGCTTGGCCATCAGATCGTCAGGCAGCTTGCCCTGGTCCGCGAGCGCGTTGAAGCGGATCGGGTGGCAATAGCCTGCAAGCCAGTGCAGCTGGCCTTCGTCGGAATAGAGATATTCCATCCAGAGCTTGGCAGCGTTGGGGTGGGGCGCAAAGGCGGAGATGGCCTGGACATAGACGCCGGCCACAACGCCATCGGAGGGCACGACGACGTCGATCGGCGGGTTGCCGTTGAGATTGTCGCGCGCCGCGAGGAGATTGTAGTCCCAGTTGACGGCGATGGGCGTCGTGCCCTGGGCAATGGCGGCGGCCTCGGCATCGACGGGAACGAAATTGCCCTTGTCGTTCAGAGCCTTGAAATATTCGAGACCGGCCTGGGCGGCGGCATCCTGTGCGGCGCCGGTGGAGAGGCCTGCCGCAAACACCGACATGATGGCGTTGTTGGCGGTGCGGGGATCGCCGGCGAGGGCGACCGAATTGGCGTAGTCGTCCTTCATCAGATCGGCCCAGGAGGCGGGATTGTCGCCGTCGATGATGTCCTTGTTGATGCCGAAGGCGAGCACGCCGTAATAGTCGCCATACCAGAAGCCGTCAGCGTCCTTGGCGTCGTCGGGGATTTCTTCCCAGGTGGAGACCTTATAGGCCTGGAGCAGGCCTTCATCCTTGGCCTGGGGGCCGAAGGCGAGGCCGATATCGAGCACGTCTGGCGCCTGCGGGCCGGTATTGCCTTTATTGGCGCGGACAGCCTCGAGCTCGTCGGCCGAGCCGGCGTCCGGATTGAGCTCGTTGACCGTGATGCCGGGATATTTGGCCTTAAAACCCTCGATCATGCCGCCATAATTGCACCAGGAATGGGGAAGGGCGATGGTCGTCAGCTGGCCCTCGGCCTTGGCCGCTTCATAGAGCGCTTCAAGGTCGGCCTGGGCGAAGGCAGGAGCGGAGAGACTGAGTACCGTCAGTACTGAAACGGAGGCGGTGAGCGCAGACTTGAACGTCATTTGAAACTCCCTGAAAAGCTGTCGCGGAGGCTTGGCCCAGCGAACGGGCGAGGGAGTAGATGGCGCCGATGACAGAGCGATGACGGGTCGTTCCTGGGGATATCCGGCCTTTCCAAGAGGCCGGGCCACCGCCCGCAATCCGTCGCTCGCCTCATCAGGCTCCTGTCTTTGGCTCCTCCCAGCCGTAGGGGGACATTGCCCAATTGTGACAGTTTCGTCCAGATGGTCAAAATAATGGCGCCGGGCCCGAGCTTTCGCGCAGGACCAGTTCGACCGGCCAGAGCTCATGCACCGCGTCGGAGGGCTTGCCGCCCAGCACCTGGAGGACGAGATCGCCGATCCGCATGCCGGCCTGCCGGATCGAGGATCGGGTGGTGGACATGCTCGGATACATGTTGTCGGCGTTGAGATAGGGGAAGACGTCGTCATGGGCGATCATGGAAACGTCTGTGCCCAGTTCCATGCCCGCCTGGCGGATGGCGCGGAAGACGCCAAGCGCGGTCATCATCGAGCCGGCGAGGAAAGCGGTGGGGCGGGGGCGCAATTCCAGCATGGCCTGCGCCGTGCGGAAGGCCACTTCGTCGGTGAACGGGGAATTGCTCATCAAGGCGGGATCAAAGGATACGCCCCGGGCAGAGAGGGCGGCGAGGTAGCCGAGCTCCCTGTGCTCGGCAAAAGTGCGCCCCTTGAGGCCGTTGAGCAGGGCAATACGGCGGTGGCCGAGATCGAGCAGATGGCCGGTGGCCCGCTCCAGCGCGCTGGTATTGTCGATGTCGAGCCAAGCCACGGGCGTGCTGATATTGGTGCGGCCATGGAGCACGAAGGGAATGCCGAGCTCGATCAGCAATTCGGCCCGCTCGTCGGTGAGCGTGGGCGAATGCAGGATCATCGCATCGACCTTCTGGCTGGCGGCGAGGCGCCGATAGGCGGTGAGTTCTTCCTCCTGGCTGGCAACGGTTGTGACCAGGATGTCGATGTCCTGGCTGGCCATGCGCGCGCCAAGCCCGGAGAGGAATTCGGACATGTGTGGGCCAAGCTCGTCCGCCCCGCGCAGGACAAGCCCAATGGCGCCGGCGCGACCGGTGGCCAGCCGCAAAGCGCTGGCATTGGGCCGATATCCCAATTGATCGGCGGCCTCCGCCACGCGGAGCCGCGTGGCTTCCTTGACCTCGGGATAGCCGTTCAGCGCGCGGCTGACGGTGGTCTGCGACAGGCCAAGATGTTCGGCAAGGTCCTTTAGTCTCATAGTGGCGTATGGCCCTAATGGTTTGCCAGGGGCGGTCGGTTCGTTGACCGAAAAGCCGTCCGTCACACGCCAATAGGGCAGGCAGGACCCATTGAACAAGGGTGGTCTGCCATCTCCTCCGAAAACTATTCAAAGCGATTTCAATTTTTGATGCAAGTGGGTGCGCGCTGCGCGCTATCCTGAGGTGCGTACATCAGACTGCGAATGGTCCAAGTTTACCAATTCCCCGGCTGCTTACCTTTAAGTAGTTGAGAAATAATGATAAAAATGAATTCTGCTGGCCGAGTTCTTAAAATCACGATTGGCGGAGCTTGACAGTATTGCGCCGCTCTGGTTCTTTTTCATCCAAAGCGCTTTGAAAAAGCCTGACGCAATAAGTCGGCAAAGCGTCTTTCGGGAGGAAAATGGCGGGCGCGCCAGCGCTTGCGCCTGATCCTCCCCACATGCGCAATGGTTTATCGGGAGGAAATCCAATGACATTGAAGAAACTGCTCATCGGCATGATGGCGAGCGTGACGCTGGTGGCAGGCGCCGCCCAGGCCGCCGAGCTGTCCATTGTGTCCGGCGATACCGGCAATGGCCTCGAATTCCTGCGGACCCAGCTCGACAAATTCGAGGCGAATACGGGCCATAAGGTCACCATCGTGCCCATGCCGTCCTCGACGACGGACCAGTTCGGCCAGTACAAGCTGTGGCTTGCGGCCGGCAATACCGACATCGACGTCTACCAGACAGACGTGATCTGGGCACCGCAACTGGCCGATCAGTTCCTCGACCTCACCGAAGCCGCCAAGGATGTGGTGGGTGACCACTTCCCCTCCATCATCGAGTCGCAGACGGTCAACGGCAAGCTCGTCGCCATGCCGGCCTTCACCGACGCTCCGGCGCTCTACTACCGCAAGGATCTGCTCGAAAAGCACGGCAAGACCGTTCCGACCACCTGGGCCGAACTGACCACGACCGCCCAGGAAATCATGGATGCGGAGCGCGCCGAGGGCAATTCGGAAATGTGGGGCTTCGTGTTCCAGGGCAATGCCTATGAAGGCCTGACCTGCGATGCCCTCGAGTGGGTCAAGTCCTATGGCGGCGGCCAGATCGTCGAGGCCGACGGCACGATCTCGATCAACAACGAACAGGCTGCCAAGGCCATCGACATGGCGGCAAGCTGGATCGGCACCATCTCTCCGGAAGGCAATCTGGCCTATATGGAAGAAGAAAGCCGCGGCGTCTGGCAGCTCGGCAATGCCGTGTTCCATCGCAACTGGCCCTATGCCTATTCGCTCGGCAATGGCGGCGACTCGCCGATTGCCGGCAAGTTCGACGTGGCGCCGCTGCCGGCAGGCGACGGCCCCGATGCCCGATCGGCTGCAACGCTGGGTGGCTGGAACGTCGCCGTTTCCAAGTATTCGCCCGATCCGGATGCCGCCATCGAACTGGCGCTCTATCTGAGCTCGTCCGAAGTGCAGAAGGAACGCGCCCTGATGCAGTCCAACCTGCCGACGATCGAAGCGCTCTATGACGACGCCGATATCGCCGCCGGCCAGCCGATCATCCCGGCCTGGAAGGAAATCTTCCAGAACGCGGTGCCGCGTCCGTCCGCGCCGACCCAGGGCAATTACAACGAGGTCTCTTCGCTGTTCTGGAGCGCCGTCCACTCCACGCTTTCGGGCAATGGTACGGCCGCCGAGAACCTCGAAGTTCTCGAAGCCGATCTCGAAGAGCTCAAGGGCGACGGCTGGTAAGACCTCCCCGGCAGTCGAACATGAGGCGGACGGTGACCAGTTCACCGTCCGCCCTTTCTGATGGTGGTGCATCGCATCGAGGGAGGAGACCAAGATGGCGACGGAAACGATGGTAACGGCCGGGGTCCGGCCAGCACCCAAGATAAAGTCGGAACTAACGCAGCAGCGTGTGCGGGCCGCTCGCTGGTTCCTCCTGCCGATGCTGATCGCACTGGCTATCGTGGCCGGGTGGCCGCTGCTTCGATCGATCTATTTCTCCTTCACCGACGCGTCCCTCAGCAATCTCGAGGGTGCCCAGTTCATCGGCTTCGGCAATTATTTGCGCTGGCAGGTGCTCGACAGCGGAGCCGTGCGCTGGCGGGGCCTTTTGGCCGATCCGGCCTGGTGGAATGCCGTGTGGAACACGGTTCGGTTTG encodes:
- a CDS encoding ABC transporter permease subunit, giving the protein MKSDRFWAWLVFGIGAAYFILPLIATFEFSLRMRRGEYSFDAYASVFSDPRFHASFGYSIVIGLFTIVVGVLVVVPAVYYVRLRMPWLRPLVEFITLLPLVIPALILVYGYIRLYNSSSIIPFTGSALGTDILLTGAYVTLALPYMYRAVDTGMRTIDVKTLTEAAQIMGASQLTIIWRIILPNILVAILSGAFLTFAIVIGEFTIASLLNRPAFGPYLVNIGTNRAYEPAALAIIAFIITWGAMGMISVLGRFAPRTSVRND
- a CDS encoding ABC transporter permease subunit gives rise to the protein MTDIAAPPKPRRRIPWDALAVAPFIIFAVMFLFLPTLSLAVTAFTDRAGNFTLDNFAGLFSDQIIAAYWISIRISGASAIIGAVVGLAITLAIIRGRLPSGIRSAVMTFSGVASNFAGVPLAFAFIATLGRLGLVTIILKTVFGFDLYRAGFNLLSFWGLTLTYLYFQIPLMVLIIAPAVDGLKKEWNEAAQILGASRWQFWRYIGFPILWPSFLGTLSLLFANAFGAIATAWALTGSNLNIVTVLLYNQIRGDALQNPGLGAALAIGMIVITSLANVIYLVIAARAERWMK
- a CDS encoding ABC transporter substrate-binding protein; the encoded protein is MTLKKLLIGMMASVTLVAGAAQAAELSIVSGDTGNGLEFLRTQLDKFEANTGHKVTIVPMPSSTTDQFGQYKLWLAAGNTDIDVYQTDVIWAPQLADQFLDLTEAAKDVVGDHFPSIIESQTVNGKLVAMPAFTDAPALYYRKDLLEKHGKTVPTTWAELTTTAQEIMDAERAEGNSEMWGFVFQGNAYEGLTCDALEWVKSYGGGQIVEADGTISINNEQAAKAIDMAASWIGTISPEGNLAYMEEESRGVWQLGNAVFHRNWPYAYSLGNGGDSPIAGKFDVAPLPAGDGPDARSAATLGGWNVAVSKYSPDPDAAIELALYLSSSEVQKERALMQSNLPTIEALYDDADIAAGQPIIPAWKEIFQNAVPRPSAPTQGNYNEVSSLFWSAVHSTLSGNGTAAENLEVLEADLEELKGDGW
- a CDS encoding extracellular solute-binding protein; the protein is MTFKSALTASVSVLTVLSLSAPAFAQADLEALYEAAKAEGQLTTIALPHSWCNYGGMIEGFKAKYPGITVNELNPDAGSADELEAVRANKGNTGPQAPDVLDIGLAFGPQAKDEGLLQAYKVSTWEEIPDDAKDADGFWYGDYYGVLAFGINKDIIDGDNPASWADLMKDDYANSVALAGDPRTANNAIMSVFAAGLSTGAAQDAAAQAGLEYFKALNDKGNFVPVDAEAAAIAQGTTPIAVNWDYNLLAARDNLNGNPPIDVVVPSDGVVAGVYVQAISAFAPHPNAAKLWMEYLYSDEGQLHWLAGYCHPIRFNALADQGKLPDDLMAKLPAAENYAKAVFPSIEEQNANKATITTGWDTTVGASVQ
- a CDS encoding substrate-binding domain-containing protein, which encodes MRLKDLAEHLGLSQTTVSRALNGYPEVKEATRLRVAEAADQLGYRPNASALRLATGRAGAIGLVLRGADELGPHMSEFLSGLGARMASQDIDILVTTVASQEEELTAYRRLAASQKVDAMILHSPTLTDERAELLIELGIPFVLHGRTNISTPVAWLDIDNTSALERATGHLLDLGHRRIALLNGLKGRTFAEHRELGYLAALSARGVSFDPALMSNSPFTDEVAFRTAQAMLELRPRPTAFLAGSMMTALGVFRAIRQAGMELGTDVSMIAHDDVFPYLNADNMYPSMSTTRSSIRQAGMRIGDLVLQVLGGKPSDAVHELWPVELVLRESSGPAPLF